Proteins from a genomic interval of Toxotes jaculatrix isolate fToxJac2 chromosome 5, fToxJac2.pri, whole genome shotgun sequence:
- the fbln1 gene encoding fibulin-1 isoform X2 has protein sequence MGPRVVLLCSLFGVLLGQGAEQISIEDCCKDGQKRGSDNGDCASLPLISESTTCRVVQEQCCVTVLEDNMCTNGINLAKQGACDSLFTNTCETKTTKMCCDCCLLGKATQEQGLPCDHNLSVGYQCSLVSRACCVDGARDNQTASAGQPELPNKDATSENGENSILTDQCEGKCAHQCVGNHTCTCFKGYKLKPDGKSCEDINECLLGASNCRGGERCINTEGSYRCQREVSCGTGYELTDNNNCKDIDECETGTHNCGPEFECQNTQGSFRCVPKVKCGAGFIQDALGNCIDINECVSQTGPCNRGQVCINTVGSYICQRNSVNCGRGYHLNEEGTRCVDIDECKGPEKACAGHGCINLLGSYRCECEPGYNFNSITRLCEDINECRHYPGRLCAHKCENTLGSYKCSCTTGFKLSSDGRNCDDLNECESNPCSQECANVYGSYQCYCRRGYQLSDIDGMTCEDIDECALPTGGHICSYRCHNTPGSFHCSCPISGYTLALNGRSCQDIDECVTGTHTCTVNQSCFNVQGGFKCLSFDCPNNYRRSAETRCERLLCNDSVECLAMPLRITYYYLTFPTNIPVFTNIFRMGPSHSAPGDDIQIAITAGNEDGFFKIDQMPTGGVMSVAKLINKSHDFDLSVELRLRRYGTISTYLAKVLVFVTQEEPRVPYNPLLE, from the exons ATGGGTCCGCGTGtagtgctgctctgctctctgttcgGAGTTCTCCTTGGCCAAG GAGCAGAGCAGATCTCGATAGAGGACTGCTGTAAGGATGGCCAGAAGCGTGGCAGTGATAATGGAGACTGTGCATcccttcctctcatctctgAGTCAACCACATGCAG GGTAGTGCAGGAGCAGTGCTGTGTAACAGTGCTTGAGGATAACATGTGCACCAATGGTATCAACTTGGCCAAACAAGGAGCCTGTGATTCTTTATTCACCAACACCTGCGAGACCAAGACTACAAAG ATGTGCTGTGACTGCTGTCTTCTGGGGAAGGCGACCCAGGAGCAGGGCCTACCCTGTGATCACAACCTGTCGGTGGGCTATCAGTGCAGCCTAGTGTCCCGTGCCTGCTGTGTGGATGGAGCCCGAGATAACCAGACAGCATCTGCAGGACAACCTGAGC taCCAAACAAGGATGCTACCagtgaaaatggagaaaattcAATATTAACTGATCAGTGTGAAG GCAAATGTGCTCATCAGTGTGTCGGCAATCACACTTGCACCTGTTTCAAAGGCTACAAATTGAAACCAGATGGAAAGAGCTGTGAGG ATATAAACGAGTGTTTGCTGGGAGCCAGCAACTGTCGGGGAGGAGAGCGTTGTATCAACACAGAGGGTTCATATCGGTGCCAGAGAGAGGTCAGCTGTGGAACTGGCTATGAActcactgacaacaacaactgcaaGG ATATTGATGAGTGTGAGACTGGTACTCATAACTGTGGCCCAGAGTTTGAGTGCCAAAACACCCAGGGGTCATTCCGTTGTGTTCCCAAGGTCAAATGTGGGGCTGGCTTTATCCAGGATGCCCTGGGCAACTGCATTG atatCAATGAATGTGTTAGCCAGACAGGTCCATGCAACAGAGGGCAGGTCTGTATCAACACAGTCGGCTCCTACATCTGCCAGAGGAACTCTGTTAACTGTGGTCGAGGATACCACCTTAACGAggagggcacacgctgtgttg ACATTGATGAGTGCAAGGGCCCTGAAAAGGCCTGTGCAGGTCATGGTTGCATCAATCTGTTGGGCTCCTACCGCTGTGAGTGTGAGCCTGGCTACAACTTCAACAGCATCACCCGGCTTTGTGAGG ATATTAATGAATGCAGACACTACCCTGGCCGCCTGTGTGCTCATAAGTGTGAGAACACTCTGGGATCCTACAAGTGTAGCTGCACCACAGGGTTCAAGCTTTCTAGTGATGGCAGGAATTGTGACG ATCTGAATGAATGTGAGAGCAACCCATGCAGTCAAGAGTGTGCCAACGTGTATGGCTCCTACCAGTGTTACTGTCGCCGGGGATACCAGCTCAGTGACATCGATGGCATGACTTGTGAAG ATATAGATGAGTGTGCCCTGCCGACTGGGGGTCATATTTGTTCCTACCGCTGTCACAACACGCCTGGCAGCTTCCACTGTTCCTGTCCTATCTCTGGCTATACCTTGGCACTCAACGGGCGCAGCTGCCAGG ATATTGATGAATGCGTGACGGgaacccacacatgcacagtgaatCAGAGTTGCTTTAATGTACAAGGAGGATTCAAATGCCTGTCTTTCGACTGTCCAAACAACTACCGGCGCTCTGCAGAAAC TCGATGTGAACGCTTGCTTTGCAATGACTCTGTCGAGTGCCTGGCCATGCCTCTGAGAATAACCTACTACTACCTCACGTTCCCCACCAACATTCCCGTCTTCACCAACATCTTCCGCATGGGCCCCTCCCACTCCGCGCCTGGCGATGACATCCAGATCGCTATCACTGCTGGCAACGAAGATGGTTTCTTCAAGATTGATCAGATGCCCACTGGTGGCGTGATGTCGGTGGCAAAGCTTATCAACAAGTCACATGACTTTGATCTGTCTGTGGAGCTAAGGCTACGACGCTATGGCACAATCAGCACATACCTGGCAAAAGTGCTGGTGTTTGTTACTCAGGAGGAGCCCAGAGTACCTTACAACCCCCTACTAGAATAA
- the fbln1 gene encoding fibulin-1 isoform X1: MGPRVVLLCSLFGVLLGQGAEQISIEDCCKDGQKRGSDNGDCASLPLISESTTCRVVQEQCCVTVLEDNMCTNGINLAKQGACDSLFTNTCETKTTKMCCDCCLLGKATQEQGLPCDHNLSVGYQCSLVSRACCVDGARDNQTASAGQPELPNKDATSENGENSILTDQCEGKCAHQCVGNHTCTCFKGYKLKPDGKSCEDINECLLGASNCRGGERCINTEGSYRCQREVSCGTGYELTDNNNCKDIDECETGTHNCGPEFECQNTQGSFRCVPKVKCGAGFIQDALGNCIDINECVSQTGPCNRGQVCINTVGSYICQRNSVNCGRGYHLNEEGTRCVDIDECKGPEKACAGHGCINLLGSYRCECEPGYNFNSITRLCEDINECRHYPGRLCAHKCENTLGSYKCSCTTGFKLSSDGRNCDDLNECESNPCSQECANVYGSYQCYCRRGYQLSDIDGMTCEDIDECALPTGGHICSYRCHNTPGSFHCSCPISGYTLALNGRSCQDIDECVTGTHTCTVNQSCFNVQGGFKCLSFDCPNNYRRSAETGARLEHSFTIRCIKACQPGDIACVLDPTHSVSHTFISLPTFREFTKPEEIVFLRTTVQAYGSYHLGSYDVKFDILEGNVENAFDIIKRVENGLYVGVVRQVKSLIGPLTTILKLSMRNLSTHSDSGQNIINVHVFVSEFWF; encoded by the exons ATGGGTCCGCGTGtagtgctgctctgctctctgttcgGAGTTCTCCTTGGCCAAG GAGCAGAGCAGATCTCGATAGAGGACTGCTGTAAGGATGGCCAGAAGCGTGGCAGTGATAATGGAGACTGTGCATcccttcctctcatctctgAGTCAACCACATGCAG GGTAGTGCAGGAGCAGTGCTGTGTAACAGTGCTTGAGGATAACATGTGCACCAATGGTATCAACTTGGCCAAACAAGGAGCCTGTGATTCTTTATTCACCAACACCTGCGAGACCAAGACTACAAAG ATGTGCTGTGACTGCTGTCTTCTGGGGAAGGCGACCCAGGAGCAGGGCCTACCCTGTGATCACAACCTGTCGGTGGGCTATCAGTGCAGCCTAGTGTCCCGTGCCTGCTGTGTGGATGGAGCCCGAGATAACCAGACAGCATCTGCAGGACAACCTGAGC taCCAAACAAGGATGCTACCagtgaaaatggagaaaattcAATATTAACTGATCAGTGTGAAG GCAAATGTGCTCATCAGTGTGTCGGCAATCACACTTGCACCTGTTTCAAAGGCTACAAATTGAAACCAGATGGAAAGAGCTGTGAGG ATATAAACGAGTGTTTGCTGGGAGCCAGCAACTGTCGGGGAGGAGAGCGTTGTATCAACACAGAGGGTTCATATCGGTGCCAGAGAGAGGTCAGCTGTGGAACTGGCTATGAActcactgacaacaacaactgcaaGG ATATTGATGAGTGTGAGACTGGTACTCATAACTGTGGCCCAGAGTTTGAGTGCCAAAACACCCAGGGGTCATTCCGTTGTGTTCCCAAGGTCAAATGTGGGGCTGGCTTTATCCAGGATGCCCTGGGCAACTGCATTG atatCAATGAATGTGTTAGCCAGACAGGTCCATGCAACAGAGGGCAGGTCTGTATCAACACAGTCGGCTCCTACATCTGCCAGAGGAACTCTGTTAACTGTGGTCGAGGATACCACCTTAACGAggagggcacacgctgtgttg ACATTGATGAGTGCAAGGGCCCTGAAAAGGCCTGTGCAGGTCATGGTTGCATCAATCTGTTGGGCTCCTACCGCTGTGAGTGTGAGCCTGGCTACAACTTCAACAGCATCACCCGGCTTTGTGAGG ATATTAATGAATGCAGACACTACCCTGGCCGCCTGTGTGCTCATAAGTGTGAGAACACTCTGGGATCCTACAAGTGTAGCTGCACCACAGGGTTCAAGCTTTCTAGTGATGGCAGGAATTGTGACG ATCTGAATGAATGTGAGAGCAACCCATGCAGTCAAGAGTGTGCCAACGTGTATGGCTCCTACCAGTGTTACTGTCGCCGGGGATACCAGCTCAGTGACATCGATGGCATGACTTGTGAAG ATATAGATGAGTGTGCCCTGCCGACTGGGGGTCATATTTGTTCCTACCGCTGTCACAACACGCCTGGCAGCTTCCACTGTTCCTGTCCTATCTCTGGCTATACCTTGGCACTCAACGGGCGCAGCTGCCAGG ATATTGATGAATGCGTGACGGgaacccacacatgcacagtgaatCAGAGTTGCTTTAATGTACAAGGAGGATTCAAATGCCTGTCTTTCGACTGTCCAAACAACTACCGGCGCTCTGCAGAAAC AGGGGCAAGACTTGAACACTCCTTCACCATACGCTGTATAAAGGCCTGTCAGCCTGGTGACATTGCCTGTGTTCTGGACCCCACGCACTCAGTGTCCCACACCTTCATCTCCTTGCCCACATTCAGAGAGTTCACAAAGCCAGAGG AGATTGTTTTCCTGAGAACCACGGTGCAGGCTTACGGATCCTATCACCTAGGCAGTTACGACGTCAAGTTTGACATCCTGGAAGGCAATGTGGAGAACGCCTTCGACATCATCAAGAGGGTAGAGAATGGATTGTATGTGG